ACAGATGACTCGATTTTTTGTGCTTTATCCTGAAAATCCTTTGGGAAAAGAATTTGATCTCCTTTTTCGAACAGAAGTAGAGCGTCAAGGAGCAAGCATTGTGGGAAGTCGTTCGTATCTTCCTCATCGTATGGATTTTGCTGAACAGCTTCGTGGGATCGATGCGACGTACGATGCTCTTTTTATTCCTGATGCTCCGCATGTGGTCGGATTTTTAGCGCCAACTCTTTCGATGCTCGGTATGGAGCGCGTGACCTACTTGGGAACCGCTCGTTGGGATAATCCGGATCTGGTTGAGCGGGGAGGAACGTATATTCATGGAGCTATTTTTGTCGGAGGTTTTGTCAAAAAATCTACCGAATATGAATCACAAAATTTTACGAAACGTTTTTATGAAGGATACGCAACGGAACCGACGCTTCTCGAAGCGCTCGGATACGATTCCATGCGTATGCTTTTTGTCAGCATTCAAGAAGGAGCAGCGCTTGAGCGAGCCTCTCTTCAAGAACGACTTGCGCGACTCACCGATTTTCAAGGAGCCACAGGACGTATGTATGTGGATCAAGATGGAGATATCCATCGCCGTCTGACGTTATTAACGGTGACGGAAGGAGAGATTTCTCCCATTGTTTATGAATGAAGAACACGTGATTGGTCTGATTGCAAAGGGGGCCACGCAACCTGCTTCTCTTGCTGTTGGCATTGGCGATGATTGCGCGGTGATAAAGAGAAGCGGTGAAGACTTATTAGTCAGCAGTGATATCCTTCTTGAGGAGGTTCATTTTCGTTGTCACACCACAGATTTTACATCCCTTGCCGCAAAAGCACTCGCCGTCAATCTCAGCGATATCGCTGCCATGGGAGGCGAGGCACGTTTTTATACCCTTTCTCTTGGAATTCCCAAAAATATAAGCATCGATGCGATCACGTCCATGGCAGAGGGTTTTCGAAAGACGGAAAAAATGTATCAGGTGAGTCTTATGGGAGGAGATACTTGTAAAAGTTTGTCTCATCTTGTTATTTCCATCACCGTTTTAGGAACGGTTCCGTCTGGAGAAGCTCTCCTGCGCAGTGGCGCTTCTTGCGGAGATGGCATCTATGTGACAGGACCCCTCGGAAGTTCTGCTCTTGGGCTTCGATGTCTTGAAAAGAAGGTTGATCATCCGAAAGCTCATCCATTTCTTCGCGCTCATCAACTCCCTTCAGCTCAACTTCAGGCAGGAATTCAGCTACGAAAAAGCGGAATGGTGACAAGTATGATTGATGTGAGCGACGGTCTTTTTCTCGATCTGGAACGAATTGCAAAAGCAAGTGGAGTTGGCTTTGAAATTGAAGTGAAAAATATTCCTCGTGCCCACAACTTTGAAGCAGTGTGTCGCCTTTGTGATCTCGATCCCATCGAAACGATACTTACTGGCGGTGAAGATTATCAGCTCTGTTTTACGGTGGATGTAAAAAAAAGCGCGGAGTTTGAAAAAAAATACTCCTATGCCCGCATTGGCACTATTTGTGAACAGGGGCGCGTTGTTGCATTCGATGAAAAGGGAGCTATGATCTCTCTTTCTCACAAAGGTTATGACCACTTTGATTAGAATTTGCTTTCAAAGATGTCATCGCGAGCCCGGAGGGCGTGGCGATCTCCTGAAAACATTGTCTACAGGAGATTGCTTCGTCGTCCCCCAAGATTCGTGGGGGACTTCTCGCAATGACATAATTATTCTTTACAGACTTTAGGAGGCAGTTTGGAATTTTATTTTCTTCTTTTGCTTTTTCTCTCCGCATTTTTTTCAGGCGCCGAAACAGCGCTTTTTTCACTCTCTGCTCTTGAACGACATCAATTTGAACAATCCAAGTCCTCAGCAAAAAGAGAAGTGGTGAAATATCTCCGAAAACCGCGCGAAATTTTAGGAACTATTTTATTGGGAAATGAACTGAGCAATGTGTGGCTTTCGATTATTGGCGCGGCGCTTGTCAGAGAACTCTATCCAGGGAACATTAAAATACAAACACTCTTGGCCGTTATGATTATCACGCCGATTATTTTGACATTAGGAGAAATTATTCCGAAAACCATTGCGCAGCAATTGGCGCGCCAACTTGCACCCCTCGTGATTATCCCTTTAAAACTTTTCCATCGTCTGGTCTCTCCCTTTCGTTTGATTTTGAGCTCCTGTGCAGATGCAGGCATTCGTTTGTTTGGCGGGAAACCTGAAGCAACTGAGCCCATGATTATGGAACAAGAATTTCGTCGGCTTGTCGATATTGGAAAAGCAGAAGGAGAACTCGTCGAAGAAGAGCGACAACTCATTCATCAGGTTTTTGAATTCACCGAAAAAGTGGTACGCGACATCATGACCTCGCAAGAACATCTTTTCATGCTTCCCGTCGATATTTCGTATGAACGGATGCTCGAAGAAATTCGCGCGACCAATTTCAGTCGTATTCCGATTTACGAAAAAGATCGGAATCACGTGATCGGTATTTTGCATGTGCGTGATCTCTTTGGATTTCATCAAAAACAACAGCAATCTAAAACAGAGGATATTCGTTCTCTTCTTCATACTCCTATTTTTGTCAAAGGAGATGAAGCCCTTGAGCCGTTACTTCGTAAATTTCAGGAATACCGTGTGCATATGGCAATTGTGGTAAATGAAAAACACCGACTTATTGGTATTGTGACGATGCATGATGTGCTCGTGGAGCTTTTTGGGGAGATGAAAGAATGAGTTTCTTGTTTCTTATTATTGTTCTTGTCATTTGTATTCTTGGTGAGGGTTTTTTTTCCGGAAGCGAAATGGCGGTCGTCAATGCTGATCGTTTAAAGATTAGGACGGCGTCGAAGAAAGGTTCGCGATTTGCAAAAGCAGTTGAAAGTTTAACGGCCAATCCTGCAAAATTCTTTTCAATCACACTTCTCGGAACCAATATTTGTACGGTCACTGCTTCTGTCGTTACCACACTTTATATTATTGATCATTATGGTCCTGATTATACAGGATTTGCTCTTCTCATTTTTCCATTCACTCTTATTGTCGGTGAGCTCATTCCAAAAAGTCTTTATCAATACTATGCGAATCAACTTGTGTTCGTGGTCAGTCCAATTCTTTTGACGATTTCAACGATTTTCAGTCCTGTTGTTTGGGTTTTAGCAAAATTCACGGATGCACTTTTGTCACGGGTCAAACGAGAAGAGAGTGAAGTGAGTGTTTCCCGAGAAGCGTTAGAAGCCATGCTCGAAGCAAGTGAGAAAGAGACCACAGATGTAAAAGAGGTCGAACGAACGCTTATCTCACGCATTTTTGATCTGGCTGAAACCAGAGTTGGCAACATTAAAACACCCCTTGTCGATGTGGCGGCTCTTCCTGCTTCAGCCACGCGCGAGGAAGCAATAGCTTTTATCGAAGAGAAGGGATTCACTAAGGTTCCGGTGTATTCTGGAAAATTTTTTAATATTCTCGGTGTGCTGCATAACACAGATTTTTTATTTGAAGATGCGAGCAAATCTGTCCGTGAACTGATGCATCCTCCCTATTATGTGCCTGAAGAGATGTCGTTAGACGAACTTTTTATTTCCATGAAAAAAAAGGGAGAGTTGATTGCGATTGTGGTGGATGAGTATGGAGCGGCAACGGGCATTGTGACCATTGAAGATGTCATGGAAGAGGTGGTGGGGGAAATTCGCGATGAACACGATGTGGTGCCAACTCATTATCGACGTCTTGGGCACCGGAATTTTCTTGTGAACGGTCGCATGGAATTAAAAGAAGCCAATGAACGATTGAAACTCGGTATTGTCGAAGGGGAATATGAAACGATTGCGGGTTACGTGGTGTATCTCGCTAAAAAAATTCCTGCTCTAGGAGACATCATTGAATCGGACACGTTACGATTTATTGTGCGCAAAGCGACCGATCGGGCGGTTTTAGAGGTGGAGATTCTGGGGAAAGAACCCTCAAAATGAGCTGAAAAATAAGGAATTTTTTTATCACAACTTTTTGCTCGGTTCTACGATAATGAAGAGGTAATAACAATGTACGAGGAGGTTTTATGACATTACAAAAGAGCGGCATTATTCGAATCGTAGATCCAATGAAGATCGGAGAGGTTGTAGAACGTCCTTTTACACACGATTGTCGCCCCACTCCTGAGGGAGAGGTTGATGATCAGTGTCTTATCAGCAGTATTTCTCCCGTTTTGACTCCAAGAGAATTTGCACATCCTGAGTTCGTCAAAGTTCCACTGGTAGATCCTAAAAAGAGGAGTCCTTCAGATGCAACAGGAAGTTCTGGGAGATATGAGCGTAGCCTTGCCGAGATGAAATATGCTCTTTGGCAGCGAGGTCATTCGCACGCTTCTTCTATGTCTGCTCTTCGGCGTCGGCTTTTTTCTTCCAAACCTGTTGCAGTAGTAGCTGAACAAACAGTGAAACCAAAAGTTATTCGTCGCACAATGAACGGAAAGGCATCTCTTCGTACATACGCAATTAAAGTCCCTGCAAACAATCAACCGACAGAACTTAAAGTGCAGCTGACGCAAAGATTAAAAAATGATGTGGTTGTGCTCGAAGTGATCGGAACTGATTCTACACGTGTAACCATTACTCAAAAGAATGGATCGACAATCATTCGTGATTCAAATGGGAAACGATTAGAGCGTTTCTTCATGCAACCTGATAAACGATATGCACTTCAACTTCTTTCAAAGAAGCACACTGCAATAGCCGAGATTTCATTTGATTCGGTACCTGCATAATTATCTTAACGCGATCTCTCCAACGTCCCTTTCATAAACTGTCCAAGCTCCGCATTATCGATAAATCCGCGAAGATTTTTTGTCACCCTCTCAGGTCCTTTCATAAAAAGATAAACTGGATCTGAGGTGTGTGTCCCTACTGAAAAGACGTTGAGGGTTTGTAAAGACAAGATGTGATTAAGGCGCGCGCCGTAGTTGTGGTAGCTTCCAGATTGAAATCGTGGTGAATCTCCAAAAGGTTTTTGAGGATTTTGATCTTGCGGAGCAGTCACCACATAGAGCGCCTGTTCGGGTGTTAACGTATACGCCGTATGTTCAGAGATTGCTCTCATCAAATCTTTGCTTGCGTTTTGTTCTGTATATCCATTTTTTTCTTTGAGTCGATTGACCATCGGCAAGAGCATTTCCTTAAATGATTTTTTTTGTTTCAAGAGAAGACCAAATGCTTCATTGTAGGAAGGGAGTTTGTAATCGGTTTCATACGTTGCTCCATTGGGAAACGTGACAACGTGAGTTTTTGGGTCTTTCATATAGACAATGCCAAACCCTCCTGTTTCATGATCAGCGGTGACAAGGACCAAGGTATCACGATGTTTTTCAGCATAGGCAAGCACAACCCCAAGCGCTTTATCAAATGCAAGTGTTTCAGCCAGCTGTGAAGCAGCATCATTGGTATGCGCTGCAACATCAATGAGCCCTCCTTCCACAAGAAGAAAGAACCCGTCTTTATCTCGCGAAAGAATGTCGAGCGCTTTTTGCGTCATGAGCGACAGAGAAGGAATGGTTGGTGCTTCATCGACATCGAGACGATAGGGAAAATAAGTATCACTAAAAATACCCAGAAGTTTTTCTGTTTTTTGAGAATCGATTTTTTCAAGCTGATCTGAAGTACAGACAAAGCTGTAATTTTTCTTTTTTGCTTCTTCAATGAGATCCATATCGTCACTGCGGTGGCTTTTGTGGTTAATGATCGGAGCAATTCCTTGGCACTCAGGAATATCTCCAAAAGAGGTATTTTGAGGAATCAGCTCAGCACCACCACCATTGAGCAAGACTTCGATGTTGCTCTCTCGAAGAATATATTCTGCCATTTTTGTTTCTTGTTTTCGACTTACCGCTGATGCGGAAAAACCAGCAGGGGTTGCATCGGTGAGTCTTGTATCAGAGACAATGCCGATCGCCTTTCCTTTTTTTTGTGCGACATCAACCACCGATTCACACTCTTTTCCATCGGGACCGATGCCAACCACATTCACCAGTGTTTTGACACCGCAGGCAAGAGTCGTTGCAGCAGAAGCGGAATCGGTCACAGGGCTGTCATAGCTTGAAGTTGTCATGATACTGTAGGCGCCTGTTTTGAGAAACTCTTCCATGTGAAGTGGTGGACTGTGTGGCAGAAGAGATTGTCGATAGGTGATGGCCTGAGCAACTTGTTGCATCCCCATGCCATCACCAACCACAAAAATAATATTTTTAACCTTCGGTTCTTTTTGAGAGTGACATGCTCCGAGAAAGAGAAGTACGAGCCAGAAAATAAATTTCTTCATCATCACCTCTGGCGAGAACTGTGTGGCACATCTTGTGGTTTACCTGCGGATAGATTAGACAGCCCCCTATGCTGATTGCATATATCGACTGTCTCTCAAAAGTGTCAATTGAAACCTTGCATCAAGCATTGATCAATGCCCCTTTTTCTTTCCCTCGAGTGGCGCATCAAAAAGCAAATGTTTTGATGACTGATCTTACAAACTTACTTCGGAAACAGAAACTCGTCGTCACTCCAAAAGAAAAACATCTTTTGGAACAGTTATTTGAACGTATCAGTGGCCTTGACCAGGTGATGGCCTCACCGATTCCCTGCAATCAGCGAACACTCTCCACAAAAACCATCTCTCTCTTGAAAAATATTCCTCTCAAAAAAGTAAAGACAAAAAAAGAAACCATATCGCCATTGGGAGCTGCGTTGATGGCAAGTATGGTCGATCATTTTGGAGAATCGCCACTTCAAAAAATTGAAGCGGTGGGAGAAGCCGATGGTCTGCGTGTCCTTATCGGTGAAGGTTTTCCTGTTCTTATGGTTGAAGCAACCATTGATGACATGAATCCGCAACTCTATGACTATATAATAGAGCGGCTTTTTGAAGCGGGTGCTGTGGATGTGACATTGCAACCCATCCAAATGAAAAAGAATCGTCCCGCGATTCTTCTCTCTTGTCAGTCTCCCTGGGAGAAGAAGGATAAAATTTGTGATCTTATCCTCAAAGAGACGACAACGTTTGGGGTGCGCTATTATCCGGTCGAGCGAAAAGTACTGACGCGAGAGCTGAAAACAATCGCCACGAAGGTTGGAAAAATTCGTTTTAAAATCGGAAAAGATGAGAAGGGAAATATCATCAAACAAATTCCAGAATATGAGGATGTGAAAAGAATTGCTTCCTCCGAAGGAGTGTCTTGCCTTAAGCTCTATCAGAGCCTCTTTCAGAAGTAAGGATCTCTTCCTTGCAATTTAGCGAGGTCTTTTGCACACTATCGTCATGCGATTTCATGCTGATGTTGAAAAAATCAAAGATGTAAGTCTTTGTGAGGTTATGAAACAAGAAAAGGAACTTCGTTCTTTTTTTCGAAAACTTCCGGTTGACCTTGTGTTTCTTCACGGTTCTTTTTCCATGCAGAACATGAAACCACTCAGCGATATTGATATCGCCTTACTTTTTCAAAATGACAAAGGAACATTTTCACTGATTGGGAAAATACGCGAGAAAATGGAGGAAGTCTTTGGGCGAACTGATATTGACATTGCCATCTTAAATCGTGCTTCACCACTTTTATGGATGAATGTTCTGCAAACCGGAAAACTTCTCTATTGTCGAAATGAAAAGAGCTTCAAACAATTTCGTTTGAAGACGATCCAACGTTACTTGAATACGAAACATTTGCGTCGTCAGCTTCACCTCTCTCTCCAAGAAGCTGTTTTAAGGAAAGCATCATGACACCTCTGAAACAAGAATCGATCTCATCAAAACTTCTTCGAATTCGTCGGAATGTAAAGGAACTGGAGCAGTTGGGAAAACTTCCTTATAAAGCGTATGTGCAAAATATTTTGCATACATCGACAGCAGAGCGTTTACTGCAAGTGTCGATTGAAGCGATGCTTGATATTGGATCGCATATTGTTGCTGAGGAGAGCTTAGGGGAACCGCTTGAATATCGCGATGTGTTTCTTCTTTTGATCAAAGGAAAAATTCTTTCAAAAGAAAAAGAGACAGCATTTATCAATCTTGCAGGTCTTCGTAATCGCATTGTGCATGTCTATGAAGATATCGATCACAAACAAATCTATCGTTTTCTGAAGCATGAATTGGGAGATATCGAATATTTTGTCACTGCGGTGATGCGGTATTTAAAAAAGCAGAAATGAAATAAATTCTATGTTAAAAAATGGTCCAGAATAAGGGCGAGTAACAGCAGGAGCAGATAGACAATCGAATATCCAAAAAGTTTCCAGGCAACAGGAGTTGTTTTGGTCACAAAAAGATTGATGGTCATGCCGATAAAAATCGCTCCCAGAATGATCGACGTAATTCCATAAAACCGCCCGATGCTTTCAAAAAGCATAAGTGAAACAGCTACTGGGACGAGAACGAGCGAATAGAGCAAAATCTGTTTGCGTGTCGCTTCATCACCCGCTACAAGTGGCAACATAGGAAGTCCCACTTTTGCATAATCTTCTTTGCAGCAAAGAGCGAGTGCCCAGAAGTGGGGCGGCGTCCACAGAAAGATAATCAAAAAGATAAGAAACGGGATCCAATGCAAGGTTCCCGTTGCTGCAGCCCAACCGATCAGAGGTCCTGTTGCTCCGGCAATGCCGCCGATCACGATGTTGTAGGGCGTCCGTGGTTTGAGCCACAGTGTGTAATAGAAACTGTAAAAGAGAATGGTGCCAAGCCCTAGAAAAGCCGCAAGCCATCCACCAAATTTCCAAAGTAAAAAGGAACCGAGAACACCGGAGAGAATGCTGAAGAGAAGAGCATTTCTCGGTCTTATCTGAGCCAGAGGAAGAGGGCGCTTGCGGGCTGTGCGTGCCATCAGTTTATCGATGTCACGTTCAAAGTATTGATTAAAACTATTTGCAGATCCACCAATAATAAAGATCGCAAGGACAAGAATCCAAAGTCGTGACTGCTCTGTGAGAAGACTCCCTTCAATGACGAGAGCGGTTAAACCACTGAGCGCAAAGAGAAGACTAATGCGCGGTTTAGTGAGATTCAAATAAGCGAACACGTTGTGCCTCATAAGCAGTGATAAAAAGAAGTGCGTAGAGTATCGTTCCCATTCCGAGATGCGACACTCGAACACTCATCGGCAGAGCAAAAAGAACATTGATGATGCCAAGCAACACTTGAAGCATCATACTGCCAAAAATAAGAAAAAGGAGAATCCTTCCTTTTTTGGTCGGTTTTTTTTGTAACGTGAGAATCACCGTAAGAGTTACCATGATGAAAATTACGTAAGCCATGATGCGGTGCCAGAAGTGCAGAGCGACAGCTCCTTCAAGCGGTGGAATCCACTCTCCAAAACATTTTGGAAAATCTGGACATGCGAGACCGGCATGTGACGAAGCGACAAAGCCGCCGAGAATGAGTTGGAGGTAGACGAGAAGAGTGGCACCAATGAACCAAACTGTTTTCGCATTTTCTCTCGGGGAACGGCTGCTTGCGGTTACGCTCCTCACAGCCTCTGTTTCAGTCGGCGCTTTTATTTCATATGGCATCGACGCGCCTCCCTCAGAGGTCCCCTGCGAGAAAATCCTCAACAGTTTGGGAACGCCATTACCAACAAGACGCAGTCGCATCCACAAAAGTGTCGTCAAAAAAAGTGTCCCAACGCCGAGATGAATACTGACGACATAGGGCGCAAGTGCGGTGAAAATAGCAGCTCCACCGAGACCGGCTTGAATGAGAAGTAAGACAAACGAAAGAATAGCAATTGCCCCAAGTTCTTTACGATA
Above is a window of Deltaproteobacteria bacterium RIFCSPHIGHO2_02_FULL_44_16 DNA encoding:
- a CDS encoding thiamine-phosphate kinase, which translates into the protein MNEEHVIGLIAKGATQPASLAVGIGDDCAVIKRSGEDLLVSSDILLEEVHFRCHTTDFTSLAAKALAVNLSDIAAMGGEARFYTLSLGIPKNISIDAITSMAEGFRKTEKMYQVSLMGGDTCKSLSHLVISITVLGTVPSGEALLRSGASCGDGIYVTGPLGSSALGLRCLEKKVDHPKAHPFLRAHQLPSAQLQAGIQLRKSGMVTSMIDVSDGLFLDLERIAKASGVGFEIEVKNIPRAHNFEAVCRLCDLDPIETILTGGEDYQLCFTVDVKKSAEFEKKYSYARIGTICEQGRVVAFDEKGAMISLSHKGYDHFD
- a CDS encoding protoheme IX farnesyltransferase, with the translated sequence MRHNVFAYLNLTKPRISLLFALSGLTALVIEGSLLTEQSRLWILVLAIFIIGGSANSFNQYFERDIDKLMARTARKRPLPLAQIRPRNALLFSILSGVLGSFLLWKFGGWLAAFLGLGTILFYSFYYTLWLKPRTPYNIVIGGIAGATGPLIGWAAATGTLHWIPFLIFLIIFLWTPPHFWALALCCKEDYAKVGLPMLPLVAGDEATRKQILLYSLVLVPVAVSLMLFESIGRFYGITSIILGAIFIGMTINLFVTKTTPVAWKLFGYSIVYLLLLLLALILDHFLT